Sequence from the Nocardia brasiliensis genome:
GCGAGGTCCGGCTGGAAGGCGAGGTAGACAGCCTGCACGTCGGCCAGCGCGGCGGCCCAGGTGTTGCGGTCGGCCCAGTCGAACGGAATGTCGGCGGTGCGCGAGCCGTGCCGCACGGTGTGGCCCGCCGCGGTGAGCCGAGCGGCGACCCGGCTGCCGGTCTTGCCGGTGCTGCCGGTGACGAGGATGGGCTGGGATTCGGTGTTGTTTGTCATGGCTCAACTACACCGGTCCGAGGCGAGACGGAACATGGTTCAGCGGCTCGGAATCATGCGTGACCGTCTACTGTTGGTCTCGTGGATGCGCTCGCCAGTCTGCTCGAAGGTCCCCGTGCCCGTGGCGCGTTCCTGATGTGTTCGATGCTCGCCCCGCCCTGGTCGCTGCACATCCAGGACGAGGCGCCGCTCACCGTGGTGTCGATGGTGCGCGGTGGCGCCTGGATCATGCTGGGGGAGAACCCGCCCCGGCAGCTGTGCGTGGGCGATATCGCGATCTTCCGCGGCCCCGACCACTACACGATCGCCGACGACCCGGGCACCGCGCCGCGGATCTATATCCATCCCGGCAACATCGCCAAGACCGCCGACGGCGAAATACTCTGCGAGACATTGAGTCTCGGCGTGCGCCAGTGGGGCACCGACGCCGATGGCGCGACCATGATGATCACCGGTACCTACGAGTCCGCGGGCGCGGCGAGTCAGCGCCTGCTGCGCGCGCTGCCGCCGGTCATCGTGTTGCAGCGCGGCGATTTCGACACCCGGTTGCTCGACATTCTGGTCGACGAGGCGGTCAAGGACGAACCCGCGCAGGGTGTCGTGCTCGACCGGCTGCTCGACATGGTGCTGATCGCCGCCCTGCGCTCCTGGTTCGCCCGCAACGACGCGCCCGCCTGGTATCACGCCTACAGCGATCCGCTTGTCGGCAAGGCCCTGCGGCTGCTGCAGCACAATCCGGCGCACGGCTGGACGGTCGCGGGCCTGGCCGCGGCGGTCGGGGTGTCCAGGGCCGCGCTCGCCCGCCGCTTCACCGATCTGGTCGGCGAGCCGCCGATGTCGTTCCTCACCGAGTGGCGGCTCTCGCTGGCCGCGGACCTGCTCGCCGAGTCCGACGCCACCATCGAGGCCATCGCCCGCCAGGTCGGTTACGGCAGCGCGTTCGCGCTCAGCGCCGCGTTCAAACGCCACTTCGGCGTCAGCCCGCGTGACCACCGGCAGGGCGCCAACCCGGCTGAGCTAGTGTCGGCCGGGTGACGCAGCAGCAGTATCCGGTGCTCTGGCCGATGCCGACCCGGTGGGCGGACAACGACCACTACGGGCACGTGAACAACGTGACCTACTACTCGTATTTCGACACCGCGGTCAACGCGTGGCTGATGCACGCCACCGGCACCGACATCCGCGAGCTGCCCGCGCTCGGCGTCGTCGCGCAGACCTCGTGCCAGTACGTCGGCTCGCTCAGCTTTCCCGACCAACTCCAGGTCGGCCTGCGCGTCTCCCGCCTCGGTCGCTCCAGCATCACCTACGAACTCGCGATCTTCCGCGAAGCCGACAGCGATCTGGAGCTCGCCGCCACCGGCACCTTCGTGCACGTCTACGTGGACGCCGAAACCCGCAAGCCGGTCGAGATCCCGGCCGTCATTCGCACCGCCGCAACCCAACTGACCACCTGAGGCGCGTCCGGCGTGCGATAGCCGATGCGGCTACCCGTTTTTCAGTGCGGCCTGGAAGCGGCGCATGCCGTCGAGCCAGCGGTCGTAGTCGGAGCCCTTGTAGCGGTACATCTTCAGGACCTCGGGGTGCGGCAGGATCAGGAAGTGTTCGGCGTCGAGGGCGGCGAGCACGACCTCGGCCACCTCGTCGGGGGACAGGACCGCACCCGCGGTGGTCACCGCCTTCACCGCGAGTTCGGCGTCCGCGGCGAATTGCTCGGGGACCAGGCCGTGGTGCAGGAGCTGGGTGTCGACCCCCATCGGGCACAGGCAGCTGACCCGAATCCCCTTGTCGCCGTAGGTGACCGACAGCCATTCGGCGAAGCCGACCGCGGCGTGTTTGGAGACCGCGTACGGCGCGGAGCCCAGCTGGGTCAGCAGGCCCGCCGCCGACGCCGTGGACACGAAGTATCCGCCACCGCGCGAAGACCATTCGGGAACCAGCAGCCGTGCGGCCCTGACGTGCGCGAGCACGTTGACCTCGAGCGCGGCCGTCCATTGCGCGTCGGTGCTGTCCAGCCCGCCGCCACCGCCGATCCCCGCGTTCGCGAAATACAGGTCCACCGGGCCGAATTCAGTGGCGGCGCGGTCGATGAGCGCGCGGATCACCTGCTCGTCGGTCACGTCGCCGGGGACCGCGACGGCCGCCGGACCGAGCGATTCGGCGACGGCGCCCACGCCGTCGGCATCGAGGTCGGCGAGCACCACCTGTGCTCCGGCGGCGACCAGCGCTTTCGCCAGCGCCGCGCCGATGCCGGCGCCCGCCCCCGTGACGATGGCAACCTTGCCTGAAATCTCCATCTCCGCACCTTAATCAACAGCGGTGCGGGTAGCACGGTGCGGACGGTTCAGTTAGCGCCGGCCAGCCGGTCCAGCAGGGGTGCGGTGCGCGGGCCGACCAGCTCGCGCATCACCAACGCCATATTGGTGCGCTCCACGCCGGGAATCTTCAATATCTGCCCGGCGATTCGATACAGATCGTCGGCGTCCTTCGCGACGACTCGCACGGTCAGGTCGGTGAGTCCGGTCATGCCGCACACCTCGGTGACCTCGGGCACCTCGGCGAGTTCCATGACCACCGAATCCAATTGGTGCTGATCGACCACCACCGCGACGAACGCCGACAGCGGATAACCGAGCGCGCGCGGTTGCACCCGGCGCTCGAAACTGCCGAGCACCCCACCCGCCTCCCAGCGGGACAACCGCGCCTGCACGGTGTTGCGGGACAACCCCAACCGGGCCGCCAGCTCCACACCCGTGGCCCTCGGGTTGGCGACCAGCTCCAGCAACAACCTGGCATCGGTCGCGTCCAGGGTCACCTCGGCCGTTTCTCTGGTCATGCAACGAAGTATGGCACCACTGTTGGTCCCCAGTGCTCGATGACCCGGCATTTGTCCAGGCCAGGGGCCACTTTACGGGCGCGCTCAGGCGCGGTCGTGCAGCGTGATCCGGTAGCCGTCGGGGTCGGCGAAGGTGAAGGTGCGGCCGAAGGGGCCGTCGATCGGTGCGGTGACGATGGCGTGTCCGTCGGCGACGAGCGCGTCGTGAATGGCCTGAACGTCGGTGGCGTGCAGCCAGATCGCGGCCCCGAAGCCGGGCTGTGCGACGGAGGTGAGATCGGTGCCGGGCACGATCTCGCGCAGCGCGAACGCGATCGGCTTCGTGTCGAAGACGACGGCGTGCGGCGGGCCGGTCCGCGCGCGGACGAGGCCCAGATACTGCTCGTAGAACGCCTGTGCGGCGCTGAGGTCGCGTGTTTGCAGCGAGACGAAGTCGGGTCCGGTGACGGGCATGGTCGTTCTCCTTCTTGTGTGTCAGATTTCTGACATGAACTACGGTATGTCAGGATACTGACATGGGTCAAGACGGGGTCGACCTGGCGACATCGCTGGGGTACCTGCTGAAGGAAGCGTCGAGCGCGCTGCGCGTAGCGATGGAGGAGGTGTTGCGACCGCTCGGGATGAACGTGACGCACTACTCCTGCCTCGAACTGCTGGCGCAGCGCCCTGGCCTGTCGAACTCCGAGCTCGCGCGGGGCGCGTTCGTGACCAGGCAGACGATGAACGTGCTACTCCAGGCGCTGGAACGGGACGGCTACGTGACCAGGCCCGCGGCCGCCCCCGTGGGAAAAGTGCTGCCCACGCGACTCACCCCGCGCGGCCGCCGAAGCCTGGGTCAGGCCACCGTCGCGGTCCGCTCCGTCGAGCGCAGAATGCTCGCCGACCTGAGCGTGGATGAGCAAGCCGCCGCGTCCCGAATCCTGCGCAGCATGATCCATTCCCTGCGCGACAGCGGCGACGACTGACGCGTTGTCGGCCCCGTCCGTGCCGCACTAGCTATCTGGATCGCATTGGGGCGCAAGGTGTTTGAAACCTTCCGACCGTGGTCGCATGAATTATGTTGAAAGTGTGGAGATTTCGTGTCGACCAGGGCGGTCGGCGGTCGGCGACGGGTAGGTTGCGGGGCAAAGGTCTGAGTTCTCGCCGCGAGCGGCGGAACTGTCTCGGTAGGCGCCGAAGTTGTCTCGCCAGCCCGCGATCGACGAATTCCTGCCGTCCTCGACGGACGGGTTCGACCTCGTGAAACTGCACAGAAGCCGTTCTGGCGCGCGGTCGACCCGGTCCTGGCCGCGGTCGCGGCCCTCGGTTTCGCCCTCGTCCTGCGCCTCGTCTGGCGCGCGCGGACCCTGCCGGATCGGCATCTGTGCTGGTAGCACGCGGTGTCTTGGCATTCGACGCAGTATGACAGCAGCGTACCGGTCGGAATTGAGCATTCTGCGCATTCGCGTGTCGCTCACTTGCGCACATCGCATTCTCGTGGATGCTGTGAGGTAGAGCACATGCGCACCCGTGAGGAGGCGGACACCGATGTCAGAGAAGATCGACTTTCCGGTCCAATTGGTCCAGCCCGACGGCCGTCGCGTGCTAGCTCGAGAACACGCCGCGTTGATCGCCGACATCGGGCCCGATCAACTGCGGAACCTATACGAGGACATGGTCGTCACGCGGCGGATCGACACCGAGGCCACGGCTTTGCAGCGGCAGGGGCAGCTGGGTCTCTGGGCGCCGCTGCTCGGTCAGGAGGCCACCCAGGTCGGTTCGGCGCACGCGCTGCACCCCGACGACTACGTGTTCTGTAGCTATCGCGAGGCCGCCGTCGCCTACTGCCGCGGCGTGCATCCCACCGAGATCACCAGGATGTGGCGCGGTGTCGCGCACTCGTGCTGGGATCCGAGCGCGGTCAACATGACCAACCCGAACATCATCGTCGGATCGCAGGGGCTGCACGCGACGGGCTACGCGTACGCCGCTCATCTGGAAGGCGCGGAGATCGCGACAATCGCCTACTTCGGTGACGGCGCGAGCAGTCAGGGCGATATCGCCGAGGCGCTCGGTTTCGCGGCGAGCTGGAGCGCGCCGGTGGTGTTCCTCTGCCAGAACAACCACTGGGCGATCAGCGAACCGGTGCGGGTGCAGAGCCAGACCCCGATCGTGCGCCGCGCCTACGGTTACGGCATCCCCGGCGTGCAGGTCGACGGCAACGACGTGCTCGCGGTGCTCGCCGTGACCAGGCAGGCGATCGCGCGGGCGCGCAGCGGCGGTGGTCCCTCGTTCATCGAGGCGCTCACCTACCGGATGGGCCCGCACACCACCGCCGACGACCCCACCCGCTACCGCTCGTCGGCCGAGACCGAGGAGTGGGCGCGCCGCGATCCGATCGATCGGCTGCGGCGGCTGCTGGAGCGGGAGTCGTTGTTCGACAACGAATTCCAGCGCCGCGTCGCCGAGCACGCCGACGAGGTGGCTCGGCAGGTGCGCACCTCGACCATCGACATGCCCGATCCGGCCCCGATCGACCTGTTCGATCACGTCTACGCCTCCCCGCATGCGCTCATCACCGAAGAGCGACGGGAATACGCGGAGTATCTGGCTGGCGATCCCAGCGATGCGGCCGCGCGACCGGAAGGAGTCCCTTCATGATCACAACTTTCGCCGGCGCATTGAACACCGGATTGCGGCGCGCACTGGAGGACGACCCCAAGGTACTGCTCATGGGCGAGGACATCGGGCGCCTCGGTGGTGTGTTCCGGGTGACCGACGCGTTGCAGAAGGACTTCGGCAACAATCGGGTCATAGACACGCCGCTGGCCGAATCCGGTATCGTCGGCACGGCTTTCGGCATGGCGCTGCGCGGCTTCCGGCCGGTGTGCGAGATCCAGTTCGACGGATTCGTCTACCCCGCCTTCGACCAGATCGTCTCGCATGTGGCGAAGATCCACTACCGGACCCAGGGAAAGGTCATCGCGCCCATCACGATTCGCATTCCGTTCGGTGGCGGGATCGGTTCGGTGGAGCATCATTCGGAATCGCCGGAAGCCTATTTCGCGCACACCGCCGGGTTGCGCGTGATGAGTCCGAGCAATCCCGCCGACGCGTATCTGATGATCCGCCAGGCGATCGCGCTGGACGACCCGGTGATCTTCTTCGAGCCCAAGCGGCGCTACTGGGACAAGGCCGACGTCGATTTCCTCGCGCTGGATCGGGACGGCGATCTGCCGCTGGAGCGCGCCAGGGTCTGCACCGTGGGCGGTGACGCCACCGTCGTCGCCTACGGCGGCACCGTCGCCACCGCCCTGACCGCCGCGAAAATCGCTGCCGAGGAAGGGCATTCGCTCGAAGTGATCGACCTGCGCAGTCTCTCGCCGATCGATTTCGACACCATCGAGCAGTCGGTGGCCAAGACCGGCAGGCTCGTCATCACGCACGAGGCGCCGGTGTTCGCCGGCCTCGGCGCCGAGATCGCGGCGCGGATCACCGAGCGGTGCTTCTATCACCTGGAGGCGCCGGTGCTGCGGGTCGGCGGATTCGATATCCCGTATCCCCCGGCTAAGCTCGAGAAGTTCCATCTCCCCGATCCCGACCGCATTCTCGCCGCGGTGGATCGAACGCTCGCCGCTTGACGCCGGTACGCCGCAGTGAGAGGTGCCCACGTGGAAGATCGTGCCAACGAGCCCGGCCCGGGGAACGTCCTGGAATTCCGCCTCCCCGATCTCGGGGAGGGACTCGCCGACGCCGAACTGGTGTCCTGGTCGGTCGGGGTCGGCGACGAGGTGGAACTCAACCAGACGATCGCCGAGGTGGAGACGGCGAAGGCGGTGGTGGCGCTGCCTTCGCCGTTCGCCGGACGGGTGGTCGAATTGCTCGCGGAACCGGGCCAGACCGTGCCGGTCGGTGCGCCGCTGATCCGCATCGGCAGCGATCAGGCGCCCGCGCAACCGCCGCAGGACAGCGCGGCGGGCGAGACGAACGGCAACGGTCGCACCGCGGTGCTCGTCGGCTACGGGCCGGAAGGGGAAGCTGTGTCCAGGCGGCGCAGGCCCGCCGCCGCGCCGAACCCGCTGCCACCGCAGGGTGGTGATACACCCGAATCGATCCCGGAACAGCCTGCGGCACAGCTGGTTTCATCTGGCGATGCCGACAGTGCGGCGCGGCTGTCCACCGCTCGCGCCGCCGCGACGCCCGCGGCGCGGCGCCTGGCCCGCGAACTCGGCATCGATCTGTGGTTCGTCGCGGGCTCCGGCCCCGGTGGTGCCGTTACGGTGGACGACGTGCGGGGTGCGGTCCCCGTTTCCCAACCCCGCGCGACCGCGCCCGCCCCGGCCGGGGATACGCACGCCGACCCGAGCAGACCACAGGCGAGGGAGGAGCGGGTGCCGATCACCGGCGTCCGCAAGCGCACCGCGGCGGCGATGCTGGCGAGTGCGCGCACCATTCCGCAGGCCAGTACCTTCGTCACCCTCGATTTCACCGCGTCGATGGAACTGCTCGACCACCTGCGCAGCACGAAACCCTTCGCCGGGCTCACCCTCACCCCGCTCGCGCTGGTGGCGAAGTCCGCGCTCGCCGCGCTCGTCGAGTTCCCCGGCATCAATACGTTTTGGGACGAACAGAATCAGGAGATCGTCACCAAGCACTACGTGAATCTCGGCATCGCGGTGGCCACCGACCGCGGCCTGCTGGTACCGAACGTCAAAGAAGCGCAGTCGCTGAGCCTGCGCGATCTGACCAGGGAGATCGGCTGGCTGGCCGAGACCGCCCGCTCCGGCGGCGCGAGCCCCACCGACCTGCGCGGCGGCACCTTCACCATTACCAATGTCGGCGTCTTCGGTGTCGACACCGGTGTGCCGCTGGTGAATCCAGGTGAGGCGGCGATCCTGTGCCTCGGCTCGATCCGCAAGCGCCCGTGGGTGTTCCGCGACGAGCTCGCCGTCCGCTGGGTCACCACGCTGGGCATCAGCTTCGATCACCGCATGATCGACGGCGAACTCGCCTCCCGGTTCCTGTCGACGACCGCCTCGCTGCTGGAGGACCCGCTGACGCTGCTGAGCCGCATCTGAGGTGCTCGCCGGGGAACTCGGAATGTCACCTGGGGGAAACATTGCCGGGGGTTTGCCGTAAAGAACGGCGACTAGTTGTTTACCCATGGGAGAGGCAGCGCATTCCGTCGACAGCCGGTTGCCGTTCGGTCGGCAGCTGACCTTCGGCATCCAGCATGTTCTGATCATGTACACCGGGTGCATCACGGTGCCGCTGGTGTTCGGGGCGGCGGTGGGGCTGGACCGGAGCACGGTCGGGCTGCTGATCAGCGCGGACCTGCTCATCGCCGGGGTGATCACGCTGGTGCAGAGCCTGGGCATCGGCAGGCTGGCCGGCGCGCGGTTGCCGATCATCTGCGGGGCGACCTTCATCGCGCTGGACCCGATGGTGCTGATCGCCAAGGAGTACGGGATGGCGGCGGTATACGGGTCGATGATGGTCGGCGGTGTGGTCGGAGTGGCGCTGGCCTGGCCGTTCGCCCGGATGGCCAGGTTCTTTCCGCCGCTGGTCTCCGGGACGGTGCTGACCATCGTCGGTGTCTCGCTGATCGGGTCGGCGGGCAGGCTGATCATCGGAAACGATCCGGCGGCGCCATCGTTCGCGACGCCGTCGCATATCGCGCTGGCGGCCGTGGTGGTGGTGCTCGCGGTCGGCTTCATGTGTGTCGCGCACGGGATGTGGTCGCAGCTCGGGGTGCTGTTCGCGCTGGCGGTGGGGATCGTGATCGCGGTGCCGATGGGGCTGGTGGTCACCGACGGCATCGGCGAGGCCGCCTGGGTCGGCCTGCCCGAGCCGTTCCATTTCGGCGCGCCGCAGTTCCCGATCGCGGCCGTGGTGGCGATGAGCATCGTGATGGCGATCGTGTTCGCCGAGTCGACGGCGAGCATGCTGGCGATCAGCGAGATCACCGGAAAGCCGGTCGGCAGGGCCGATCTGGCCCGCGGCCTGATCGGCGACGGACTGTCCGGCGTGCTCGGCGGCGTCTTCACCGCGTTCGTGGACTCGATGTTCAACCAGAACGTCGGCGCCGTCGCGGCGACCAGGGTGCACAGCCGCTACGTGACCGCGACCAGCGGCGCGATCCTGGTGGTGCTCGGGGTGCTGCCGCGCTTCGGTGAGGTCGTCGCGGCGGTGCCGAAACCCGTTGTCGGTGGGGTCGGTCTGGTCCTGTTCGCGACGATCGCCATCGTCGGCATCGATACCCTGCGCAAGGCCGACATCGGCGACCGGGTCAATGCCGTCATCGTCGCCACCTCGCTCGGCGTCGGGTTGCTTCCGGTGCTGGCGAAGGGCATGTTCGACAAGTTCCCGTCCTCGGTGCAGATCCTGCTCGACAGTGGCATCGCGATGGGCGCGGTGACGGTGTTCGCACTGAACCTGCTGTTCAACCACAGCCGGGTCGGGGCATACGCGCGCCGCGACGAACTCGCCGATGCGCCTGTCGCACAGCTGGATCCGCCCACGGTAGCGGCAAGCACCGCACCGGCCTAGATGCTCGGGCCCGCGCCGGAACTCGGCGTCGCGCCCGACTGCTCAGTGCCTGAGCGACAAGACCTTTCGTGCGACCAGACCGGCGAGCAGGGCCCAGAAGGCGGCGCCGATCCCGGCGAAGCCGACGCCGGAGGCGGCGATGAGGAAAGTGAGCACGCCTGCCTCGCGGTGCTTTTCGGAGCCGAGGGCGCCGGTGAGCGCGGCGGCCAGGGTGGTGAGCAGTGCCAGGCCCGCGACCGTTTCCAGGACACCCGCGGGGGCGGTGGCGATGAACGTGACCACGGCCGCCGAGGCGAGCGTGATGCCCAGGTACACGGTGCCCGCGGTGAAGGTGGCGAGCCAGCGCTTCTTCGGATCGGGGTGCGCGGTGGGCGCGGCGGACAGCGCCGCGCTGATCGCGGCCAGGTTGATGGCGTGGCCGCCCGCGGGTGCGCCGATGATCGTGCCGAGGCCGGTCACGGTCATCGCCGCCCGCCAGGGGATCAGGTAGCCGAACGACTTCATCACGGCGGTGCCGGGAATGTTCTGCGAGGCCATGGTGACGATGTAGAGCGGTATCGCGACGCCGATGATCGCCTGCCAATTCCAGTGCGGGACAGTCAATTCCACTGTCGGAACCATGGCGGCGAGATCGAGCCCGCGGTGCTGGACCAGAATGCTGATGCCGGAGCCGATCGCCGCGGTGCCGAATGCCGCGATCACCGCCCAGCGCTTGGCGAAGCGTTGCAGGATCAGCCAGACCAGGATCACCGGCACCACCACCGCCGGGCTGGTCTGCACCGCCTTGACCGGCGCCAGGCACAGCGGCAGCAGCACGCCCGCCAGCATGGCCTGGGCGATCTCGACCGGAATCGCGGCGACCAGGTTGCCGAGCCGCTGCCACAGACCGGTGATCACGATCAACACCCCGGTGAGCACGAACGCCCCGACCGCGGCGGGCCAGCCGCCTGCCACCGCGCCCGTGCTCGCGAGCAGCGCGGCACCGGGGGTTGACCAGGCCAGCGTGATCGGCATCCGATACCGGAAGCTGAGCAGCATCATGCCGATCGCGGGGGTCAGGCACACCGCGAGCAGCCCGGACGCCGCCTGCGCCGGACTCGCGCCCGCGGCGCCGAGTCCGCTCAGCACCACCGCGAACGAACTGGTGAAGCCCACCAGCGCGGTGACGGCACCGGCGCCTAGCGGCTGTCCGAGTCCGACGGCGGCGGGCGGTGGCGCGTACTCCTCGGCGGGTGCCGCGGGCGCCGAGGAAAGGTTCGACATTGTGGCGATCCTGCCGGTAACTGGACTGCCGGTCACGGGCCAGTGCGGGGAAACTGGCCTGAATTCGGTGCGGGTGGGTACGGGTGTGGGTGTACCGGGTCGCGGTGCCTTACCGATGAGTAGTGCTGGGGTGCAGACACATTGCCCTGCTCAGATGCGTAATGTTGAAGGTATTCGGTGCGCGAAGGTGCGATTTCTGAACGAGGAGCTGGGTTGAGCGCGGTACTGATCTCGCCGGAGGAGCTTCGAGAAGCCTTGTCGGACAGGCAGGTTCGCCTGCTCGACGTGCGATGGGCGCTAGGCGACCCGGACGGCCCGCAGCATTACCTCGCCGGCCACATCCCCGGCGCGGTGTTCGTCGACATGGAAACCGAGCTGGCCGCGCCGCCCTCGCCCGCGCGCGGCAGACACCCGCTTCCCGATATCGCGCAACTGGAGAAGTGCGCGCGCAGCTGGGGCATTCGCCAGGGCGACGCGGTGGTCGTCTACGACGCGACCGGCGGCATGGCCGCGGCGCGGGCCTGGTGGCTGCTGCGCTGGGCAGGCATCGCCGACGTGCGCATTCTCGACGGCGGGCTGCCCGGATGGATGCGCGCGGACGGCGCGCTGGCCACCGGCACCGAGCCCGATCCCGAACCCGGCGATGTCGAGCTGACCCCGGGGCATCTGCCGGTGATCGACGCCGACGCGGCCGCCCGCTGGCGCGGCCATCTGCTGGATGCCCGTGCGGGCGAGCGCTATCGCGGTGAGGTGGAGCCGATCGACCCGCGCGCGGGCCACATTCCCGGCGCCGTCAGCGCGCCGACCGTCGAGAACCTGGACGCCAGCGGCCGCTTCCGTGCCGCGGCCGAATTACGCGACCGTTTCGCGGGATTCACCGCCGAGCCGGTCGCGGTGTATTGCGGGTCCGGCGTCACGGCCGCCCATCAGGTCGCGGCGCTGGCCGTCATCGGCATCGAGGCCGCGCTGTACCCGGGCTCCTGGTCGCAGTGGTCCAACGACCCGAAGCGGCCGGTCGCCACCGGAGCCTGAGCGCCGATTCAGCGACAGCCGCGCGCCACCGCGTGCAGGGCCGCGCGGTCGGCGGTGGTCACCGGTAGGTCGTAGCGGGCGGCGACGGTGAGATACCGGCCCGCGTAGAAGCAGTGGTTGGCACGGGCCGGTGGCAGCCACGCGGCCGGTGTCCGGTCGCCCTTGGCCTGGTTGGCGCGGCCGTCGGTGGCCAGCAGGTTGACCTCGAGATCGTTGGCGAAGCGGATCCGCCGCTCGCGCGGCCACCGGGCGGCGCCCAGGTCCCAGGCTGCGGCCAGCGGATACACGTGATCAATCTGCACGTCGTTGGCGTGGGCCTTGGCGAAGGTGAGCTCTTTGCCGGTGTAGGGGTCGTGCAGGATGCCGCCGACCACCACACAACCGCCGGTCCCCAGCCGGACACGCACCTCGACGAGCTGGCGGGCCAGCACGTTGTTTCGGGTGTCGCAGCCGTCGTGCCCGCCGGGGCCGTCGTTGTCGTCGGACCACGCGGTCCCGAACACGCAGCCCTGCCCGGGTCCGCACCCGCGTTCGTAACCCCCGGGATGCGGCCGATGCGGCACCACGCGCACCGCCGTCAGCAGGCGTTCCAGCTCGATTCTGGTCGGGCTACCGGGGGCGGGCGGCACCGCGCCGTCGCCCGGTAGCGCGCAGCCGGTGGCGCACAGCAGCACGAGCAGGCCGAGCAGCCAACGCCGAAGGTCCGCACCCATGACGCCAGATGTACCCGCAGGGACCGACATTCAGCGAACCCGAGGTGCGGCGGTGGTTCAGCGGGCGTCCCTCACAGCCAGGCGCGGGCCAGCAGCTCGTCGTCGGCGAGCTCGCTCGTGCGCGGCGGGAACCGGGTGGCCGAGATCGACTCCGCGTGTACCCCGTCGTGCCCGATCAGCCACGAGCCGCCGCGTTCCTCGCATTCGGCCAGTTTGGCGAAGGTGGCGAGCAGGAAGGTGATGGCCTCGTGCGGGTCGGCCGTGCGGGCCAGGCGCTGCGACTCACCGGGGCGGGACAGGTCGAGCCACACGCCGGACTGGCCGTCCAACCGCATGCCGACGATCTTCTCGGCCTTGATGAAGGTGAATTTGCGCCGCTCCCACGGCGTCGTCGGCGTGAAGCTCTGCTCGAGAACCTGGAGCAGAATCGTCATGGCTGCCTCCGCTTCCGTTGACACCTGACCGCGATTGTTTCTGCGATGACCAGCGGATATTCAAGTATGTTCCGCTGCGGCCCAGAAATCCAGAAAAGCCGGATCACGGCGGCCGTGGCGCTGTCGGACCCACCTGCTTGGATGGGCTGATGCTGCACGGTCTGTGGTCGCCGGGATCCGGGTTGCTGCTCTGGCACGATTCGCCCCTTACCGCGCTGCCCGAACCGCTGGGCAGCGTGTTGAGCGCGGCCAAGTTCCGGCACCGGGCACAGGTGCTGGTGGCGGGGCCCGGCGGCAGCACGACCGAGCAGGTCCGCGCGCACGCGCTCGCGCCGCAGCGCGCGGCCGAGGTGCTGCGGCAGCGGCTGCCCGCCGAGGCGGTGAGCGGTGACCTGCGGTTTCTTGCCCACGTCGCGCATGGGATCGAGCGCTGGGTGCGGGCGGGGCGGATCGTGCCGGAACTGCGCCGCGACGACGGTCAGTGGTGGGTGCGCTGGCGGCTGGTCGGCGGGGAACGGCAGCGCGCCTGGCTGGCC
This genomic interval carries:
- a CDS encoding AraC family transcriptional regulator — protein: MDALASLLEGPRARGAFLMCSMLAPPWSLHIQDEAPLTVVSMVRGGAWIMLGENPPRQLCVGDIAIFRGPDHYTIADDPGTAPRIYIHPGNIAKTADGEILCETLSLGVRQWGTDADGATMMITGTYESAGAASQRLLRALPPVIVLQRGDFDTRLLDILVDEAVKDEPAQGVVLDRLLDMVLIAALRSWFARNDAPAWYHAYSDPLVGKALRLLQHNPAHGWTVAGLAAAVGVSRAALARRFTDLVGEPPMSFLTEWRLSLAADLLAESDATIEAIARQVGYGSAFALSAAFKRHFGVSPRDHRQGANPAELVSAG
- a CDS encoding acyl-CoA thioesterase — its product is MPTRWADNDHYGHVNNVTYYSYFDTAVNAWLMHATGTDIRELPALGVVAQTSCQYVGSLSFPDQLQVGLRVSRLGRSSITYELAIFREADSDLELAATGTFVHVYVDAETRKPVEIPAVIRTAATQLTT
- a CDS encoding SDR family oxidoreductase; translation: MEISGKVAIVTGAGAGIGAALAKALVAAGAQVVLADLDADGVGAVAESLGPAAVAVPGDVTDEQVIRALIDRAATEFGPVDLYFANAGIGGGGGLDSTDAQWTAALEVNVLAHVRAARLLVPEWSSRGGGYFVSTASAAGLLTQLGSAPYAVSKHAAVGFAEWLSVTYGDKGIRVSCLCPMGVDTQLLHHGLVPEQFAADAELAVKAVTTAGAVLSPDEVAEVVLAALDAEHFLILPHPEVLKMYRYKGSDYDRWLDGMRRFQAALKNG
- a CDS encoding Lrp/AsnC family transcriptional regulator yields the protein MTRETAEVTLDATDARLLLELVANPRATGVELAARLGLSRNTVQARLSRWEAGGVLGSFERRVQPRALGYPLSAFVAVVVDQHQLDSVVMELAEVPEVTEVCGMTGLTDLTVRVVAKDADDLYRIAGQILKIPGVERTNMALVMRELVGPRTAPLLDRLAGAN
- a CDS encoding VOC family protein, with amino-acid sequence MPVTGPDFVSLQTRDLSAAQAFYEQYLGLVRARTGPPHAVVFDTKPIAFALREIVPGTDLTSVAQPGFGAAIWLHATDVQAIHDALVADGHAIVTAPIDGPFGRTFTFADPDGYRITLHDRA
- a CDS encoding MarR family winged helix-turn-helix transcriptional regulator, whose translation is MGQDGVDLATSLGYLLKEASSALRVAMEEVLRPLGMNVTHYSCLELLAQRPGLSNSELARGAFVTRQTMNVLLQALERDGYVTRPAAAPVGKVLPTRLTPRGRRSLGQATVAVRSVERRMLADLSVDEQAAASRILRSMIHSLRDSGDD
- the pdhA gene encoding pyruvate dehydrogenase (acetyl-transferring) E1 component subunit alpha, with protein sequence MSEKIDFPVQLVQPDGRRVLAREHAALIADIGPDQLRNLYEDMVVTRRIDTEATALQRQGQLGLWAPLLGQEATQVGSAHALHPDDYVFCSYREAAVAYCRGVHPTEITRMWRGVAHSCWDPSAVNMTNPNIIVGSQGLHATGYAYAAHLEGAEIATIAYFGDGASSQGDIAEALGFAASWSAPVVFLCQNNHWAISEPVRVQSQTPIVRRAYGYGIPGVQVDGNDVLAVLAVTRQAIARARSGGGPSFIEALTYRMGPHTTADDPTRYRSSAETEEWARRDPIDRLRRLLERESLFDNEFQRRVAEHADEVARQVRTSTIDMPDPAPIDLFDHVYASPHALITEERREYAEYLAGDPSDAAARPEGVPS
- a CDS encoding alpha-ketoacid dehydrogenase subunit beta; amino-acid sequence: MITTFAGALNTGLRRALEDDPKVLLMGEDIGRLGGVFRVTDALQKDFGNNRVIDTPLAESGIVGTAFGMALRGFRPVCEIQFDGFVYPAFDQIVSHVAKIHYRTQGKVIAPITIRIPFGGGIGSVEHHSESPEAYFAHTAGLRVMSPSNPADAYLMIRQAIALDDPVIFFEPKRRYWDKADVDFLALDRDGDLPLERARVCTVGGDATVVAYGGTVATALTAAKIAAEEGHSLEVIDLRSLSPIDFDTIEQSVAKTGRLVITHEAPVFAGLGAEIAARITERCFYHLEAPVLRVGGFDIPYPPAKLEKFHLPDPDRILAAVDRTLAA